From the genome of Fervidobacterium sp.:
GTGCTACTTCAGCTCAAATATTTTCTCATCTATCAAATGATAAAACAACAAATTATTCTCAATTATTCTTTACTACAGGTATATTTTATCTAACAAACACCCTTTTAACTTTGTTTACATTTATTGTCGTAAACGTGATTTCCCAGCGCAATATAAACTTACAAATATCCTTAGCTCTTCCGAAAAGGAAAAGGCGAAAAGTACTTATTGTTTCTAAAATAAACAAACCGACAAAATCAAGTGTTCATTATCATAGTCATCTTGTAAACAGAAAAAGATAGGAAAAAACATTTTTATGGTAAAATAATTATATCCATTACCTCATGAAAGGAAGTGAATGTTATGGGTATCAAAAACGGTGACAAAGTGAAAGTACACTACACAGGAAAGTTTGAAAGTGGCGAAGTATTCGACTCATCTTTAAACAGGCAACCTCTTGAGTTTGTAATAGGAGCCGGGCAAGTAATTCAAGGGTTTGAAGAAGAACTATTAGGAATGGAAATTGGTGAAAAAAAGACATTTGTAATACCTTTTGAAAAAGCTTATGGGCCAATTCGCGAAGATTTAAAATTTTCTGTGCAAAGAAGTATGCTGCCTGACGATGTCAATGTTGGTGATTTATTAGAAGTTCATCAACCAGATGGAAATGTTTTTATTGTTAAAGTAGACCAAATAAATAATTCAGTTGCAATACTTGATGCAAATCATCCGTTAGCTGGGAAAAATCTCGTATTTGAAGTCGAAATAATAGCAATAAACTGATTGGTGAATAGAATTTAAATATGAAAGTTTGTATTGTTGTAGAAGGAACATATCCATACATTACAGGTGGAGTTTCAACATGGATTCAGATGTTGGTTGAAAACATGCCTGATGTTAATTTTGACGTTGTTCATCTTGCGCCATGGAGATGGACACGTTCTTTTGGGTATAAATTACCTAAGAATTTGAATAACATATATGAGCATTTGCTTTTTTCATTAGATTACAAGTATAATAGCACCTTGGATCTTAAAAGAATTATCAATCATATAAACGACCTTATAAGCTTTTCTAAGAGTCGAAGATCCCAAAAGTTATCTGAGATAATTAAAGAAATCGCAGGCAAAAATATCGATTTTGTTCTAAAAACAAAGGCATTTTGGGAATTTCTTGTAGACATATACACTAAACATTTTCAATTTGAAGGTTTCACGAGCTTTTATTGGACGGTCGTGGGCTTCCTGATTCCAATTCTTGGTGCGCTTCAAGCAATTCCTCCAAAAGCTGATATATATCATTCTACAACAACTGGTTATGCATCTTTAAGTGCTCTTGTTGGAAAATACATACACAACGGAAAGTTAATTATCACAGAGCATGGAATTTACCACAGAGAAAGAGAAATAGAAATTACAAAATCGAAATCTGTTCAAGAAGTATACAAAAATACTTGGATAGAAATTTTCAGGCTCATAAGCGAAACAGTTTATAGAGAATGCGACTTTCTAACAACACTCTTTGAGAAAAACCAACTTTTTCAGTTAGAACTAAATTCCGATTTCAAAAAGATGAGGGTTATAGCAAATGGCGTGGATGTTGATAAATTTGGAAATATCAGGAGGATAGAGCATCATACGTTCAACGTTGCTATAATAGGAAGGGTAGTACCAATTAAAGACATCATCACAGGTATAAAAGCTTTTGATATAGTATCAAAAGAAGTTCCGAATTCAAAACTTTACATAATTGGTCCTACAGACGAAGATGAAGACTACTACAAAAGGTGTATTCAACTCGTCAATTTGTTTGAACTTAACGATAAAGTTGTTTTTACA
Proteins encoded in this window:
- the pelF gene encoding GT4 family glycosyltransferase PelF; the encoded protein is MKVCIVVEGTYPYITGGVSTWIQMLVENMPDVNFDVVHLAPWRWTRSFGYKLPKNLNNIYEHLLFSLDYKYNSTLDLKRIINHINDLISFSKSRRSQKLSEIIKEIAGKNIDFVLKTKAFWEFLVDIYTKHFQFEGFTSFYWTVVGFLIPILGALQAIPPKADIYHSTTTGYASLSALVGKYIHNGKLIITEHGIYHREREIEITKSKSVQEVYKNTWIEIFRLISETVYRECDFLTTLFEKNQLFQLELNSDFKKMRVIANGVDVDKFGNIRRIEHHTFNVAIIGRVVPIKDIITGIKAFDIVSKEVPNSKLYIIGPTDEDEDYYKRCIQLVNLFELNDKVVFTGKVNVLDYYGLIDALLISSISEGQPLVQLEAMASGIPVVTTNVGNCSEIALDPDGQSGFVVEPKDYNAMAERLIELAKNKELWNTFSSNGKRIVRKKYRLDQMIKAYKELYMEVLKV
- a CDS encoding peptidylprolyl isomerase, which produces MGIKNGDKVKVHYTGKFESGEVFDSSLNRQPLEFVIGAGQVIQGFEEELLGMEIGEKKTFVIPFEKAYGPIREDLKFSVQRSMLPDDVNVGDLLEVHQPDGNVFIVKVDQINNSVAILDANHPLAGKNLVFEVEIIAIN